Proteins from a genomic interval of Callospermophilus lateralis isolate mCalLat2 chromosome 1, mCalLat2.hap1, whole genome shotgun sequence:
- the Dand5 gene encoding DAN domain family member 5, whose amino-acid sequence MSRGWLTTLLGLLSAAWLPAGSGRPGPPAPPGPALALGSWKAFLGLQKPRRLGTDGLQDGQEVATSVSLPLDPKEVTQEMCKAVPFIQVLSRPGCTAVHVRNHLCFGRCSSLYIPGSDPTPLVLCNSCVPTRQRWTPVVLWCRPGSPASSPRRVKVSTRLVEGCRCGPKL is encoded by the exons ATGTCCCGAGGATGGCTGACCACTCTCCTGGGGCTGCTGAGTGCAGCCTGGCTGCCCGCAGGCTCAGGGAGGCCTGGACCCCCAGCTCCCCCGGGGCCGGCCCTTGCCCTTGGCAGCTGGAAGGCCTTCCTGGGCCTGCAGAAACCCAGGAGGCTGGGGACAGATGGGCTGCAGGATGGGCAGGAGGTGGCCACCTCCGTGTCTTTGCCACTGGACCCTAAAGAAGTGACCCAGGAAATGTGTAAGGCTGTGCCCTTCATTCAG GTGCTCTCCCGGCCTGGCTGCACTGCTGTCCATGTCCGAAATCACCTCTGCTTTGGCCGCTGCTCCTCCCTCTACATCCCGGGCTCAGACCCCACCCCGCTTGTCCTCTGCAACAGCTGCGTGCCCACTCGCCAGCGCTGGACACCCGTGGTCCTGTGGTGTCGGCCGGGCAGCCCAGCCTCCTCCCCTCGGCGAGTGAAGGTGTCCACCAGGCTGGTGGAGGGCTGTCGGTGTGGACCAAAGCTGTGA
- the Gadd45gip1 gene encoding large ribosomal subunit protein mL64: MAAPWRQTRSLFGLSVTLGPGSRSYRAPPPPRRSSGPWWPDPEHPLTPRWQLGPRYAAKQFARHGAASGVAPGSLWPTPEQLRELEAEEQEWYPSLATMQESLRVKQLAEEQKRQAREQHIAECMAKMPQMIENWRQQQRERWEKVQADKERRARLQAEAQERLGYHVDPRSTRFQELLQDLEKQQRKRLKEEKQRQKKEARAAALASAAAAQDTVASGPPSS, translated from the exons ATGGCGGCGCCCTGGCGGCAGACGCGCAGCCTGTTTGGGCTGTCGGTGACCCTGGGCCCGGGCTCCCGTAGCTACCGGGCGCCGCCGCCCCCGCGCCGCTCTTCAGGTCCCTGGTGGCCAGACCCAGAGCACCCGCTGACCCCGCGCTGGCAGCTGGGGCCGCGCTACGCAGCCAAACAATTCGCACGACACGGCGCTGCCTCTGGTGTAGCCCCCGGTTCACTGTGGCCGACTCCAGAACAGCTGCGCGAGCTGGAGGCCGAGGAGCAAGAATGGTACCCAAGCCTGGCAACCATGCAGGAGTCGCTGCGGGTGAAGCAGTTGGCTGAGGAGCAGAAGCGTCAGGCCAG AGAGCAGCACATTGCAGAATGCATGGCCAAGATGCCACAGATGATTGAGAACTGGCGACAGCAGCAGCGGGAACGCTGGGAGAAGGTGCAGGCAGACAAGGAGAGGAGGGCCCGACTGCAGGCTGAGGCTCAAGAGCGCCTGGGCTACCACGTGGACCCAAGAAGCACCCGCTTCCAGGAGCTGCTACAGGACCTAGAGAAGCAGCAGCGCAAGCGCCTCAAGGAAGAAAAACAAAGACAGAAGAAGGAGGCGAGAGCTGCTGCATTGGCTTCTGCTGCAGCAGCACAGGACACAGTAGCCTCTGGGCCCCCCAGCTCCTGA